The following coding sequences lie in one Cyanobacterium sp. Dongsha4 genomic window:
- a CDS encoding efflux RND transporter periplasmic adaptor subunit: MSIYSNFIKFSCLLLFIFPLASCGNPPETTAQEEESLPPSARIPSVDIQAVSREFLTPTREYIGTTEPLKEVIIRSQAEGQLLELTVDVGDRISKGQTIASLDDTLLNASLARAQAELISLNSAVTEAQSDVVSAQAEVESARVRFQQAQVDANRLQQLYEEGAIAKREVELAQTEAKTAEQALKSAQSQVKVREAAVETAKGRIASQKAVIAEEKKRLAFTQIKSPSDGYVLERLTEEGNLIQTGGEIISIGDFSQAIVNVAVSELDLEKVALGKTVNVKLDAFPNQTFTGIINQISPAAQGDSRQIPLEILLSNPEGKIKQGLLARVKFTADNPSLTIPESALQVGEQDNIVFVVNNQSSETKVIAKQVTLGKRRNGKVEVLTGLNEADKIVSRSSKPLDDNQKVKLSAISN; this comes from the coding sequence ATGAGTATTTATTCTAATTTTATTAAGTTTTCTTGTTTATTATTATTTATCTTTCCTCTGGCTAGTTGTGGAAATCCTCCCGAAACTACTGCCCAAGAAGAGGAATCTTTACCTCCATCTGCTCGTATTCCTTCTGTGGACATTCAAGCGGTTTCTAGGGAATTTTTAACTCCCACAAGGGAATATATCGGTACAACTGAACCTCTAAAAGAGGTGATTATACGTTCTCAAGCGGAGGGGCAGTTATTGGAGTTAACAGTAGATGTGGGCGATCGCATCTCGAAAGGTCAAACTATCGCATCTTTGGATGATACTTTACTCAATGCCTCTTTAGCAAGGGCGCAAGCGGAATTAATTTCCCTTAACTCTGCCGTTACCGAAGCTCAATCTGATGTGGTTTCTGCTCAAGCGGAGGTGGAATCTGCAAGGGTGCGTTTTCAACAAGCTCAAGTTGATGCTAATAGATTACAACAATTATACGAAGAAGGTGCGATCGCAAAAAGAGAAGTAGAATTAGCTCAAACGGAAGCTAAAACAGCAGAACAGGCTTTAAAATCAGCACAATCTCAAGTAAAAGTGAGAGAAGCGGCAGTAGAAACCGCCAAGGGGAGAATTGCTAGTCAAAAAGCGGTTATTGCTGAAGAAAAAAAGAGATTAGCATTTACACAAATAAAATCTCCCTCTGATGGTTATGTTTTAGAAAGATTAACCGAAGAAGGTAACTTAATTCAAACAGGAGGAGAAATTATTAGTATCGGCGATTTTAGCCAAGCCATTGTCAATGTAGCGGTATCGGAATTAGATTTAGAAAAAGTGGCATTAGGCAAAACCGTTAACGTCAAACTGGATGCGTTTCCTAACCAAACCTTTACAGGTATTATTAATCAAATATCCCCCGCCGCCCAAGGTGACTCCCGACAAATACCCTTAGAAATTCTGTTAAGCAATCCCGAAGGGAAAATCAAACAAGGCTTACTTGCAAGGGTTAAATTTACCGCCGATAATCCTTCTCTTACGATTCCTGAATCAGCTTTACAGGTGGGAGAGCAAGATAACATAGTATTCGTGGTTAATAATCAATCTTCAGAAACAAAAGTTATTGCCAAACAAGTAACACTAGGAAAAAGAAGAAACGGTAAGGTAGAAGTTTTAACAGGTTTAAACGAAGCAGATAAAATTGTTTCCCGTAGCAGTAAACCTTTAGACGATAACCAGAAAGTCAAACTTAGTGCTATTAGCAACTAA
- a CDS encoding methyltransferase, giving the protein MNNHLLPPHIQLTQMISGYWLSQSIYVISKLGIPDLLQNSPQSCEKLASLKNISSSALYRVMRALASVGIFSEVESQCFSLTPLGEYLCENHPQSVKATAIMLGEAPHYQAWGNLLHSVKTGKPAFDDVFGMGVFEYFKSHPEDAEIFENSMSSFSFSEERAILEAYDFSDFTTIVDVGGGYGEMLGSILEKYPQCQGILFDEEYVISHCQETLKKHNITNRCQAISGSFFEKIPSGGDAYLLKHIIHDWGDESAIAILQNCREVLPAHGKILVMEMIVPQGDTPSSAKMLDLNMLVMCPGGKERSKIEFEELFSLAGLTLHQIVTTSEEVCILEATKK; this is encoded by the coding sequence ATGAATAATCATCTTTTACCGCCTCATATTCAATTAACTCAGATGATTTCTGGTTATTGGTTATCTCAATCTATTTATGTCATTAGCAAATTAGGTATTCCTGATTTATTGCAAAATAGCCCTCAGAGTTGCGAAAAATTAGCCAGTTTAAAGAATATTAGCTCTTCTGCACTGTATCGTGTGATGAGAGCCTTAGCTAGTGTGGGAATTTTTTCCGAAGTTGAATCTCAATGCTTTAGTCTAACTCCTTTAGGGGAATATTTATGCGAAAATCATCCCCAATCGGTAAAAGCAACAGCAATTATGTTAGGAGAAGCCCCCCATTATCAGGCATGGGGTAATTTATTGCACAGCGTAAAAACGGGAAAACCAGCCTTTGATGATGTATTTGGTATGGGAGTTTTTGAATACTTTAAGTCTCATCCAGAAGATGCGGAAATTTTTGAAAATTCCATGAGTAGTTTTTCTTTCAGTGAGGAAAGGGCAATTTTAGAGGCTTATGATTTCTCTGATTTTACTACCATTGTTGATGTGGGGGGCGGTTATGGGGAAATGTTAGGCTCAATTCTGGAAAAATATCCTCAATGTCAAGGTATTCTTTTTGATGAGGAATATGTTATTAGTCATTGTCAGGAAACCTTAAAAAAACATAATATTACTAACCGTTGTCAGGCAATTAGTGGCAGTTTCTTCGAGAAGATACCGTCTGGGGGTGATGCTTATTTACTTAAGCACATTATTCATGATTGGGGTGACGAAAGTGCGATCGCAATTTTACAGAATTGTCGTGAAGTGCTACCAGCACATGGCAAAATTCTTGTGATGGAAATGATTGTACCTCAAGGAGATACCCCATCATCAGCGAAGATGTTGGATTTGAATATGTTGGTGATGTGTCCGGGGGGAAAAGAAAGAAGTAAAATCGAATTTGAAGAGCTTTTTTCTTTAGCTGGTTTAACTCTTCATCAGATAGTCACTACATCCGAGGAAGTCTGCATTTTAGAAGCAACAAAAAAATAA
- a CDS encoding ABA4-like family protein, with the protein MIDLNQLFNLTNLFVLPFWTMIVFLPNWQWTQKIMKSYVIFLPLIFVYIYLFITGLNSESIEILSNPKLTDLAQVFSNPNITFAGWVHFLVLDLFLGRYIYWQGQTEKIWTTHSLILCLFAGPIGFLSHIITRFIQLSIIQKTETEMV; encoded by the coding sequence ATGATAGATCTCAACCAATTATTTAATTTAACAAATCTATTTGTTTTACCATTTTGGACAATGATAGTCTTTCTACCTAATTGGCAGTGGACACAAAAAATAATGAAATCTTATGTGATCTTTTTGCCCTTAATATTTGTCTATATCTATTTGTTTATTACTGGCTTAAATTCTGAATCAATTGAAATATTATCCAATCCTAAATTGACAGATTTAGCTCAAGTTTTCAGTAATCCGAATATTACTTTTGCTGGTTGGGTTCACTTTCTTGTTTTAGACTTATTTTTAGGTAGATATATTTATTGGCAAGGACAAACTGAAAAAATCTGGACAACTCATTCTCTAATTCTTTGCTTATTCGCCGGTCCTATTGGGTTTTTATCCCACATAATTACTCGTTTTATTCAATTAAGTATTATCCAAAAAACAGAAACAGAAATGGTCTAG